The following coding sequences are from one Verrucosispora sp. WMMD573 window:
- a CDS encoding DEAD/DEAH box helicase: MLVVHGVWLPGRGLAVWGEDSTLPAQAPRRPGRAPRARPHPFAAGHATLAAPLADVADPDDLGTALLRLPTRAGSPLDSPELVRTTVVEPVRGPVTLAGWQVPVLAYAPDAALSLLRTVGRLAAAPGATLRHLAELADFAADLATRGRVLPSLAGPSSAAEASDAWAVWRPLLTGTDAAWARSLVLALPPAARAVVEAELPAMAPDDRTGRRGAAPLAPGRRRAASARVAADDSGRRSVTRASGRSDGSAEVPGLLVADALDALTDAAVRAALPPMTLARGARPNGAVAAWLGALTGPQRGFTAEAAALRTLRSELDQWQRDAAGGTVRASFRLVEPSADELTGPVTVVPADPDAVVATTGRWRVEFGLRANDEPGLHVDAGQVWRGDGVSVAGDHPQEILLAELGRASRLWPELDAALRTARPEALELDTEGAHRFLREGAPTLHAAGFTVLLPSWWRRPASRLGARLRASSRSAPGTVTGPADRVGLDALVDYRWELALGDEPLTADELTRLAELKTPLVRLRGRWVELDPKRLAAGLRLLRSSGELTVADLLRLGLSDVEQPDALPVLEVSADGALGDLLAGAVDRRLAPLDEPPSFHGTLRPYQRRGLAWLAFLQSLGLGGVLADDMGLGKTVQLLALLAADPPQAGPTLLICPMSLVGNWQREAARFTPDKRVHVHHGAQRARGAEFTATVHAADLVLSTYSVAARDAAELAGVDWHRVVVDEAQAIKNAATRQAEAVRALPARHRIAVTGTPVENRLADLWSIMQFANPGLLGPAATFRKRFAEPIERHGDTEAAERLRRITGPFVLRRLKTDSSIISDLPEKLEMEVFCNLTAEQAALYRVVVDDMLARIESSDGIERRGLVLATMTRLKQVCNHPAQLLRDGSPLTGRSGKLARLEEILDEVLAAGEKALLFTQYAEFGGMLRGHLSARFGREVLFLHGGVGKADRDAMVTRFQSDGGPALFVLSLKAGGTGLTLTAANHVVHVDRWWNPAVEDQATDRAFRIGQRRRVQVRKFVCAGTVEEKVAALIADKRGLAASVVGAGEQWVTELSTAQLRELFALEAGAVAE; this comes from the coding sequence GTGCTGGTCGTCCATGGGGTGTGGCTGCCCGGCCGAGGGCTGGCGGTCTGGGGCGAGGACAGCACCCTGCCAGCCCAGGCCCCGCGCCGTCCCGGCCGGGCGCCGCGAGCCCGCCCTCACCCGTTCGCCGCCGGGCACGCCACACTGGCTGCACCGCTGGCCGACGTCGCCGACCCGGACGACCTGGGCACGGCGCTGCTGCGCCTGCCCACCCGCGCCGGCTCGCCGCTGGACTCGCCGGAACTGGTCCGCACCACCGTCGTGGAACCGGTCCGTGGTCCGGTCACCCTCGCCGGCTGGCAGGTCCCGGTGCTGGCGTACGCCCCGGACGCCGCACTTTCGTTGCTGCGTACCGTCGGGAGGCTGGCCGCCGCGCCCGGCGCGACGCTGCGGCACCTGGCCGAACTGGCCGACTTCGCCGCCGACCTGGCCACCCGCGGCCGGGTCCTGCCCAGCCTCGCCGGTCCGTCCTCGGCCGCCGAGGCGTCCGACGCCTGGGCGGTGTGGCGGCCGTTGCTGACCGGCACGGACGCCGCCTGGGCCCGGTCGCTGGTGCTGGCCCTGCCCCCCGCCGCCCGGGCCGTGGTCGAGGCGGAGCTGCCCGCGATGGCGCCCGACGACCGGACCGGACGTCGCGGGGCGGCCCCGCTGGCACCCGGCCGCCGTCGGGCGGCCTCGGCCCGGGTGGCTGCCGACGACTCCGGCCGGCGGTCCGTGACCCGGGCGTCGGGTCGATCCGACGGGTCGGCAGAGGTGCCCGGGCTGCTGGTCGCCGACGCGCTCGACGCGCTCACCGACGCCGCCGTGCGCGCCGCGCTGCCGCCGATGACGCTGGCCCGGGGAGCGCGACCGAACGGTGCCGTGGCGGCCTGGCTGGGCGCGTTGACCGGGCCGCAGCGCGGGTTCACCGCCGAGGCGGCGGCGCTGCGCACGCTCCGCTCCGAGCTGGACCAGTGGCAGCGCGACGCCGCCGGTGGCACGGTGCGGGCCAGCTTCCGGCTGGTCGAGCCGTCGGCCGACGAGCTGACCGGACCGGTGACGGTGGTGCCGGCCGATCCCGATGCCGTGGTCGCCACCACCGGCCGGTGGCGGGTCGAGTTCGGGCTGCGCGCCAACGACGAGCCGGGCCTGCACGTCGACGCCGGACAGGTGTGGCGCGGCGACGGCGTGTCCGTGGCCGGTGACCATCCGCAGGAGATCCTGCTGGCCGAACTCGGCCGGGCCAGCCGACTGTGGCCGGAACTGGACGCGGCCCTGCGTACCGCCCGGCCGGAGGCGCTGGAGCTGGACACCGAGGGCGCGCACCGGTTCCTGCGCGAGGGCGCACCGACGCTGCACGCGGCGGGCTTCACGGTGCTGCTGCCGTCGTGGTGGCGGCGGCCCGCCTCGCGGCTCGGCGCCCGGCTGCGGGCCAGCTCCCGCAGCGCGCCCGGCACGGTCACCGGCCCGGCCGACCGGGTGGGACTGGACGCCCTGGTCGACTACCGCTGGGAGCTGGCCCTCGGCGACGAGCCGTTGACCGCCGACGAGTTGACCCGTCTGGCGGAGCTGAAGACCCCGCTGGTACGGCTGCGGGGGCGCTGGGTCGAGCTGGATCCGAAGCGGCTCGCCGCCGGCCTGCGCCTGCTGCGGTCCTCCGGTGAGTTGACCGTGGCCGACCTGCTGCGGCTCGGCCTGTCCGACGTCGAGCAGCCGGACGCGTTGCCGGTGCTGGAGGTGAGCGCCGACGGTGCGCTCGGTGACCTGCTCGCCGGGGCGGTGGACCGGCGGCTCGCCCCGCTGGACGAGCCGCCGTCCTTCCACGGCACGCTACGGCCGTACCAGCGGCGAGGGTTGGCCTGGCTGGCGTTCCTCCAGTCGCTGGGGCTCGGTGGGGTGCTCGCCGACGACATGGGGCTGGGTAAGACGGTGCAGCTGCTGGCACTGCTGGCCGCCGACCCGCCGCAGGCCGGTCCGACCCTGCTGATCTGTCCGATGTCGCTGGTCGGCAACTGGCAGCGGGAGGCCGCCCGGTTCACCCCGGACAAGCGCGTACACGTGCATCACGGCGCGCAGCGGGCTCGCGGCGCGGAGTTCACCGCCACCGTGCACGCCGCGGACCTGGTCCTCAGCACGTACTCGGTGGCTGCCCGGGATGCCGCGGAGCTGGCCGGCGTCGACTGGCACCGGGTGGTGGTCGACGAGGCCCAGGCCATCAAGAACGCCGCCACCCGGCAGGCCGAGGCGGTACGCGCACTGCCCGCCCGGCACCGCATCGCGGTCACCGGCACGCCGGTGGAGAACCGGCTGGCGGACCTCTGGTCCATCATGCAGTTCGCCAATCCGGGCCTGCTCGGTCCGGCGGCGACGTTCCGCAAACGGTTCGCCGAACCGATCGAACGGCACGGGGACACCGAGGCCGCCGAACGGCTCCGCCGGATCACCGGCCCGTTCGTGCTGCGCCGGCTCAAGACCGACTCGTCGATCATCTCGGACCTGCCGGAGAAGCTGGAGATGGAGGTTTTCTGCAACCTCACCGCCGAGCAGGCGGCGCTGTACCGGGTGGTCGTCGACGACATGCTGGCCCGGATCGAATCCAGCGACGGCATCGAGCGGCGCGGACTGGTGCTGGCCACCATGACCCGGCTCAAGCAGGTCTGCAACCATCCCGCGCAGCTGCTGCGCGACGGCTCGCCCCTGACCGGACGGTCGGGCAAGCTGGCCCGACTGGAGGAGATCCTCGACGAGGTCCTCGCGGCCGGGGAGAAGGCCCTGCTGTTCACCCAGTACGCGGAGTTCGGCGGGATGCTGCGCGGGCACCTGTCCGCCCGGTTCGGCCGGGAGGTCCTGTTCCTGCACGGCGGGGTCGGTAAGGCCGACCGGGATGCGATGGTGACCCGCTTCCAGTCCGACGGCGGACCCGCGCTGTTCGTCCTCTCGCTCAAGGCCGGCGGCACCGGACTGACATTGACGGCCGCCAACC
- a CDS encoding carbohydrate kinase family protein — protein sequence MCDLLVIGGLGVDVRVRVPRLPLPVLDSVTVDPIELRVGNTGAGVVLAAQALGLRVTVVDTVGVDPAGAVVRAALARTGVHAVLADDPAGTRRSVNLVDPGGRRMSLYDPRASDGPPPFAAPRVAELIQDATHVHLSIMGWVRELLPDLGDVLGEGVGTSTDLHDWDGRNPYHRRFAEVAELVLVSGAALDARAAAVADSLAPRPVLVTRGADGADLYLGRDVHRVPAAVPPGPVIDTNGAGDAFAAGIIAARSRGATWREAAGYASRVAAAACTHDGMEYPPGLLPRD from the coding sequence ATGTGCGACCTCCTGGTGATCGGCGGCCTCGGCGTCGATGTGCGGGTGCGGGTGCCCCGGCTGCCGCTGCCGGTGCTCGACTCGGTCACCGTCGACCCGATCGAGTTGCGGGTCGGCAACACCGGCGCCGGGGTGGTTCTCGCCGCGCAGGCGCTCGGGCTGCGGGTGACGGTGGTCGACACGGTGGGCGTGGACCCGGCCGGCGCCGTCGTGCGGGCCGCGCTGGCCCGAACCGGCGTCCACGCGGTCCTGGCCGACGACCCGGCGGGTACCCGCCGGTCGGTGAACCTGGTCGACCCCGGCGGGCGGCGGATGTCGCTGTACGACCCCCGGGCCTCCGACGGTCCGCCACCGTTCGCGGCACCCCGGGTGGCGGAGCTGATCCAGGACGCCACCCACGTGCACCTGTCGATCATGGGATGGGTGCGGGAGTTGCTGCCCGACCTCGGTGACGTGCTCGGCGAGGGGGTCGGCACCTCGACCGACCTGCACGACTGGGACGGGCGCAACCCGTACCACCGCCGCTTCGCCGAGGTGGCCGAGCTGGTGCTGGTCAGCGGTGCGGCGCTCGACGCCCGGGCGGCGGCCGTGGCTGACTCGCTGGCACCGCGCCCGGTGTTGGTGACCCGGGGCGCGGACGGCGCCGACCTGTACCTGGGCCGGGACGTCCACCGGGTTCCGGCGGCCGTTCCGCCCGGCCCGGTGATCGACACCAACGGTGCCGGGGACGCGTTCGCGGCGGGGATCATCGCGGCCCGGTCACGCGGCGCGACCTGGCGGGAGGCGGCCGGGTACGCGTCCCGGGTCGCCGCCGCGGCCTGCACCCACGACGGCATGGAGTACCCGCCGGGGCTGCTCCCCCGCGATTGA
- a CDS encoding polysaccharide pyruvyl transferase family protein, with protein MTRAGLTIGVLGSYGGRNLGDEAILTGLLTDLRQQEPHARIIVFSRNPAHTAVAHPDVEAVPWEGVSRTDSALVLSQLDLLILGGGGILYDKEARRYLRVVRVAQERGLPLLTYAVGVGPLNEMVDTGMVRETLGGAVQVTVRDQESRMVLEEAGLLNPITVTGDPAFLLEPEDFPAQFLREEGVPDGKRLVGMSVREPGRAAERLDVDGYHRLLAQIGDFLVHRIDAHVLFVPMERDDIRHSHGVLSHMIAAERGRILHGTYSPQQILGLMRHFDLAVGMRLHFLIFAAMMGTPFLPLPYAGKVFDLAQRLGVPALRGVEREVEGPLLAEVDQLWDEREQRAEVTAQRVARVCDEARGTSQVTRAVLESLRNRSLVEVGA; from the coding sequence ATGACGCGTGCCGGACTGACCATCGGCGTGCTCGGCTCGTACGGCGGGCGCAACCTGGGCGACGAGGCGATCCTCACCGGCCTGCTGACCGATCTGCGCCAGCAGGAGCCGCACGCCCGGATCATCGTGTTCTCGCGGAATCCCGCACACACAGCGGTCGCCCATCCGGACGTGGAGGCGGTGCCGTGGGAGGGGGTCAGCCGGACCGACTCCGCCCTCGTACTGTCCCAACTCGACCTGCTCATTCTGGGCGGCGGAGGCATCCTCTACGACAAGGAGGCACGCCGCTATCTGCGGGTGGTCCGGGTGGCGCAGGAGCGGGGTCTGCCGCTGCTGACGTACGCCGTCGGCGTCGGGCCGCTCAACGAGATGGTGGACACCGGCATGGTCCGGGAGACGCTGGGCGGTGCGGTCCAGGTGACCGTACGCGACCAGGAGTCGCGGATGGTGCTGGAGGAGGCCGGTCTGCTCAATCCGATCACCGTCACCGGCGACCCGGCGTTCCTGCTGGAACCGGAGGACTTTCCCGCACAGTTCCTCCGCGAGGAGGGCGTGCCGGACGGCAAACGGCTGGTCGGGATGAGCGTGCGGGAGCCGGGCCGGGCGGCGGAACGGCTGGACGTCGACGGGTACCACCGGCTGCTGGCCCAGATCGGTGACTTCCTGGTGCACCGGATCGACGCGCACGTGCTGTTCGTGCCGATGGAACGCGACGACATCCGGCACTCGCACGGGGTGCTTTCACACATGATCGCCGCCGAGCGGGGGCGGATTCTGCACGGCACCTACTCACCGCAGCAGATCCTCGGGTTGATGCGTCACTTCGACCTGGCAGTCGGTATGCGCCTGCACTTCCTGATCTTCGCCGCGATGATGGGTACGCCGTTTCTGCCCCTGCCGTACGCCGGCAAGGTCTTCGACCTCGCGCAGCGACTCGGGGTGCCGGCGTTGCGCGGTGTGGAGCGTGAGGTGGAGGGCCCGCTGCTGGCCGAGGTGGACCAGTTGTGGGACGAGCGCGAGCAGCGGGCCGAGGTCACCGCCCAGCGGGTGGCGCGGGTGTGTGACGAGGCCAGGGGCACCTCCCAGGTCACCCGGGCGGTGCTGGAGAGCCTGCGCAACCGGTCGCTGGTCGAGGTCGGCGCCTGA
- a CDS encoding glycosyltransferase, whose product MSARIGPRRVLLAAAVVLAGAAVWAIHHVLAVTGALDGAGHRFTYVYAGMFLLLFWQIGGAYLERPATATGQAREYLNGLRVVAIVPVYNEDPAALRACLESMVRQTRTPDVIYVVDDGSTDVGGYETVKRWFLATAPTMGIAVSWHVQENAGKRHAQAVAVRTTGDADIYWTVDSDTVSDPQALEELLLPFADPRVQSVAGVVMAANVGSSFLARITDLWFVTGQLTDRSSLSVFGAVWVNSGPIAAYRAAVVRDNLDGYLAERFFGREVTFSDDSLLTLFAMVRGRTVQQPTAFAFALMPDRFGHLCRMYLRWMRGSFIRSWWRVRYLPLRSYAWWAHLLRWASMVVATVVFVTVVFVSPVVEPTLTALPWLLSVTFIVGWAQTLRYLTVCRSDESTGRRVWTWLLAPVAVVFAAVVLRVIRWYGAATCWRTGWGTRKQVEVVLAR is encoded by the coding sequence ATGAGCGCGCGTATCGGACCCCGGCGGGTTCTGCTCGCGGCGGCGGTCGTGCTGGCCGGCGCGGCAGTGTGGGCGATACACCACGTGCTCGCGGTCACGGGTGCCCTCGACGGCGCCGGGCACCGCTTCACCTACGTGTACGCCGGCATGTTCCTGTTGCTGTTCTGGCAGATCGGCGGCGCGTATTTGGAGCGACCGGCGACGGCGACCGGCCAGGCTCGTGAGTACCTGAACGGGTTGCGGGTGGTGGCGATCGTGCCCGTCTACAACGAGGATCCGGCGGCGCTGCGTGCCTGCCTCGAATCCATGGTCAGGCAGACCCGCACTCCTGATGTCATCTACGTCGTGGATGACGGTTCGACCGATGTCGGCGGGTACGAGACCGTGAAGCGGTGGTTTCTCGCCACTGCCCCTACCATGGGGATCGCGGTGTCATGGCATGTCCAGGAGAACGCCGGCAAGCGGCACGCCCAGGCCGTGGCCGTACGGACCACCGGAGACGCGGACATCTACTGGACGGTCGATTCGGACACGGTTTCCGATCCGCAGGCGCTCGAGGAGCTGCTGCTGCCATTCGCTGATCCTCGTGTGCAGTCGGTGGCCGGGGTGGTGATGGCCGCGAACGTGGGGTCGTCGTTTCTGGCGCGGATCACCGACCTGTGGTTTGTCACGGGTCAGCTCACCGACCGCTCGTCGTTGTCGGTGTTCGGGGCGGTGTGGGTCAATTCCGGGCCGATCGCCGCCTATCGGGCAGCCGTCGTCCGGGACAACCTCGACGGCTACCTGGCAGAGAGGTTCTTCGGCCGGGAGGTGACCTTCTCGGATGATTCACTGTTGACCTTGTTCGCGATGGTCAGGGGGCGCACGGTTCAGCAGCCGACCGCGTTCGCGTTCGCGTTGATGCCGGACCGGTTCGGGCACCTGTGCCGCATGTATCTGCGGTGGATGCGGGGCAGTTTCATCCGCTCCTGGTGGCGGGTGCGGTACCTGCCGCTGCGGTCGTACGCCTGGTGGGCACATCTGCTGCGGTGGGCGTCGATGGTGGTCGCCACCGTGGTGTTCGTGACCGTCGTGTTCGTGTCCCCGGTGGTCGAACCGACGCTCACGGCACTGCCGTGGCTGTTGTCGGTGACGTTCATCGTGGGCTGGGCACAGACGTTGCGTTATCTGACGGTTTGCCGATCCGACGAATCGACCGGCCGCCGGGTGTGGACATGGCTGTTGGCACCGGTCGCGGTGGTGTTCGCGGCGGTGGTGTTGCGAGTGATCCGCTGGTACGGGGCGGCGACGTGCTGGCGGACCGGTTGGGGCACCCGAAAGCAGGTGGAGGTCGTGCTGGCGCGCTGA
- a CDS encoding alpha/beta hydrolase codes for MSYAQLDGVRFWYETEGKGRPLVLLHGGFGTTETFAAIRPALARRRLVVSVDLPGHGRTADVGRPLRYESMADDVAALIVHLGLAEAEVLGFSLGGGVAVRLAVQHRQLLRRLVVVSAPCRRQGWFPEVLAGMPEPDEAAAERMRGTPPEQLYRRVAPRPQDWPRLWARTGELLRRDYDWSPEVAAITTPTMLVFADADSVRPAHMVEFFGLLGGGHRDAGWDGTDRPAARLAILPGLTHYDIVDSPALPTAVLPFLTHPSTPPT; via the coding sequence ATGAGCTACGCGCAGCTTGACGGTGTTCGATTCTGGTACGAGACAGAGGGCAAAGGTCGACCGCTGGTGCTGCTGCACGGCGGTTTCGGCACGACGGAGACCTTCGCCGCGATCCGGCCGGCGCTGGCGCGGCGTCGCCTGGTGGTCAGCGTCGATCTGCCGGGCCACGGCCGCACCGCCGACGTCGGTCGCCCCCTGCGGTACGAGTCGATGGCCGACGACGTGGCCGCGCTGATCGTTCACCTTGGTCTGGCCGAGGCCGAAGTGCTCGGCTTCTCCCTCGGCGGCGGGGTCGCCGTGCGGTTGGCTGTTCAACACCGGCAGCTGCTCCGCCGTCTCGTGGTGGTCTCCGCGCCGTGTCGACGGCAGGGCTGGTTTCCCGAGGTGCTCGCCGGCATGCCCGAGCCCGACGAGGCGGCCGCCGAGCGGATGCGCGGCACGCCGCCCGAGCAGCTCTACCGACGCGTGGCACCCCGCCCGCAGGACTGGCCACGGCTCTGGGCCAGGACCGGCGAGCTGCTGCGGCGTGACTACGACTGGTCGCCCGAGGTCGCGGCGATCACCACGCCGACGATGCTGGTCTTCGCCGACGCCGACTCGGTTCGCCCGGCGCACATGGTGGAGTTCTTCGGCCTGCTCGGCGGCGGCCATCGGGACGCCGGGTGGGACGGCACCGATCGTCCGGCCGCCCGGCTGGCCATCCTCCCTGGGCTCACCCACTACGACATCGTCGACTCACCCGCCCTGCCCACGGCGGTCCTTCCCTTCCTCACCCACCCGTCCACCCCACCCACCTAA
- a CDS encoding peroxiredoxin — MPIEVGAEAPDFELKDQNNQQVRLSDFRGRRTVLLVFYPLAFTVVCQGELTEVQDNLDEYVNDEVQVLTVSVDSVYAHKIWAEREGYQFPLLSDFWPHGAVAQAYGVFNDVAGIANRGTFVIDRSGVVRFAEMNMPGEARDQQGWRKAVAEATA, encoded by the coding sequence ATGCCCATCGAGGTTGGCGCCGAGGCGCCCGACTTCGAGTTGAAGGACCAGAACAACCAGCAGGTCCGACTCTCTGACTTCCGGGGCCGGCGTACCGTCCTGCTGGTTTTCTACCCACTGGCGTTCACCGTGGTGTGCCAGGGTGAGCTGACCGAGGTACAGGACAACCTCGACGAGTACGTCAACGACGAGGTCCAGGTGCTGACCGTCAGCGTCGACTCGGTGTACGCCCACAAGATCTGGGCGGAGCGGGAGGGCTACCAGTTCCCACTGCTGTCCGACTTCTGGCCGCACGGCGCCGTCGCCCAGGCGTACGGCGTCTTCAACGATGTCGCGGGCATCGCCAACCGGGGCACCTTCGTCATCGACCGGTCCGGCGTGGTCCGCTTCGCCGAGATGAACATGCCCGGTGAGGCCCGCGACCAGCAGGGCTGGCGCAAGGCCGTGGCGGAGGCCACGGCCTGA
- a CDS encoding DUF3052 domain-containing protein → MSATAGQAADGVRSLADRFGIEPGMVVMEMGYDEDVDSDLRDALTDRCGDLVDEDTDEVVDAVLVWYRDGDGDLFELLVDALGPLADNGVVWLLTPKAGRDGHVEPSEIAESAPTAGLQQTSTVNAGKDWSGARLVLRRGAKGKK, encoded by the coding sequence GTGAGCGCGACCGCTGGTCAGGCTGCTGACGGGGTACGCAGCCTGGCGGACCGGTTCGGCATCGAGCCGGGGATGGTCGTCATGGAGATGGGCTACGACGAGGACGTCGACTCCGATCTCCGTGACGCCCTTACCGACCGTTGTGGAGATCTGGTCGACGAGGACACCGACGAGGTGGTCGACGCGGTGCTGGTCTGGTACCGGGACGGCGACGGTGATCTCTTCGAGCTACTCGTCGACGCCCTCGGCCCGCTGGCCGACAACGGGGTCGTGTGGCTGCTGACGCCCAAGGCCGGCCGCGACGGCCACGTCGAGCCGAGCGAGATCGCCGAGTCGGCACCCACCGCTGGTCTTCAGCAGACTTCCACGGTCAACGCCGGTAAGGACTGGAGCGGTGCCCGACTCGTGCTACGTCGCGGCGCCAAGGGCAAGAAGTAA